In the genome of Altererythrobacter sp. TH136, one region contains:
- a CDS encoding sigma-70 family RNA polymerase sigma factor, whose translation MSDEQRTVSQKADFKRELTGVVPHLRAFARGLCGRPDMADDLVQETLLKAWAAQERFEPGTSMRAWTFVILRNAYLTDMRRNRFRGDYDETVAERILTAPAGQEEPIHLSDMRRALLTLPPERREALLLVGAGGFSYEEAAQICGCAVGTIKSRVGRARAALTAMLDEGDIPQRAIADVNAHRAILEELDEVAAGNGVSEPTR comes from the coding sequence ATGTCCGACGAGCAGCGGACGGTCTCGCAAAAGGCCGACTTCAAGCGCGAACTGACCGGCGTCGTGCCGCACCTGCGGGCGTTCGCTCGCGGCTTGTGCGGCCGTCCTGACATGGCAGATGACCTGGTGCAGGAAACCCTGCTCAAGGCCTGGGCCGCGCAGGAACGCTTCGAACCCGGCACCTCCATGCGCGCCTGGACATTCGTGATCCTGCGCAACGCGTACCTGACCGACATGCGCCGGAACCGGTTCAGGGGCGACTATGATGAAACGGTGGCCGAACGGATCCTGACGGCCCCGGCCGGGCAGGAGGAGCCGATCCACCTGTCGGACATGCGCCGGGCGCTGCTTACCCTGCCGCCTGAACGGCGCGAGGCGCTGCTGCTGGTCGGCGCGGGCGGCTTTTCCTACGAGGAAGCGGCGCAAATCTGCGGCTGCGCCGTCGGCACGATCAAGAGCCGCGTGGGTCGCGCCCGGGCCGCGCTGACCGCGATGCTGGACGAGGGAGACATTCCCCAGCGTGCGATCGCCGACGTCAACGCGCACCGCGCCATCCTCGAGGAACTCGACGAGGTCGCCGCCGGCAACGGCGTGAGCGAGCCGACGCGCTGA
- a CDS encoding NepR family anti-sigma factor: protein MNARAVISCWSNGMGLELDNKAKSDARRASGNPASKDGKTVKQQTPGKTDKPGWASGLRQLYDSVVDEPLPDQFSELLAQLDRKN, encoded by the coding sequence GTGAACGCGCGCGCCGTGATTTCGTGTTGGTCGAATGGGATGGGGCTGGAATTGGACAATAAAGCGAAAAGCGACGCGCGCCGGGCGAGCGGCAACCCCGCGAGCAAGGATGGCAAGACCGTGAAGCAGCAAACACCAGGCAAGACCGACAAGCCGGGTTGGGCCTCGGGCCTCCGCCAACTGTATGATTCGGTTGTCGATGAACCCTTGCCCGACCAGTTCAGCGAACTGCTGGCCCAGCTGGACCGCAAGAACTGA
- a CDS encoding CHASE domain-containing protein — protein MEESDIHSRRTRRWLVSYPRATPLAIFLLIAAITALSVFAIERGEYRREEARLSETAKAIASAIERRGNTSSAYLRAGAALFGTVKTVPPSLFRRFVSELRLDADYRGAEGIGWAEAISPAQLATYQARMETERPGARPVYPRPDGRLGQMTPITYLLPDTERNRRALGFDMYSDPIRRAAMEEAERAVRPTASGPVVLVQEEDGRRSTGFLIYMPVFDQVSEARRLKGFLYSPFNARDFLTSALQLETRNDMGIRLYDGDADPGNLLAEIAPDERTGRTMTERVMVANRPMTLAIESTRGASLSMLSMLTLLFGLLVASLLMVVARLLTQQAVEDQASLEWLAEQNSIRDTLTRELNHRVKNTLANVLSIVSLTRRRAHSLDEFAEGLDGRIRALSATHDLLTQSDWGTTPIGSVIEAELTPYARAEGSLEIGGPHVELAPNDALSLGLAVHELATNAAKYGALSTAAGNVRITWALDRPDLVSVRWVETGGPPVPQDRPRGFGTDLIEKIVAHELRHPVELSFNPGGVSCTLYVPVRVRSEFEIRARRRSEAAAKAK, from the coding sequence TTGGAAGAGTCCGATATCCATTCCCGGCGCACCCGGCGCTGGCTGGTTTCCTATCCGCGCGCGACCCCGCTGGCGATCTTCCTGCTGATCGCGGCGATCACGGCGTTGAGCGTGTTTGCCATCGAGCGCGGTGAGTACCGGCGCGAGGAAGCCCGGCTGAGCGAGACTGCCAAGGCGATCGCCTCGGCGATCGAACGGCGCGGCAACACGTCCTCGGCTTATCTCCGCGCGGGCGCTGCATTATTCGGCACGGTCAAGACCGTGCCGCCCAGCCTGTTCCGGCGGTTTGTCAGCGAACTGCGGCTCGACGCGGATTATCGCGGCGCCGAAGGCATCGGCTGGGCGGAAGCGATCTCGCCGGCGCAGCTTGCTACGTACCAGGCGCGGATGGAGACGGAGAGGCCCGGCGCCCGACCGGTGTATCCGCGCCCGGACGGGCGGCTCGGGCAGATGACGCCGATCACATATCTGCTCCCGGATACCGAGCGAAACCGGCGGGCGCTGGGCTTCGACATGTATTCCGATCCAATCCGCCGTGCGGCGATGGAGGAGGCCGAGCGAGCAGTGCGGCCTACTGCCAGCGGGCCGGTGGTGCTGGTGCAGGAAGAGGACGGCCGCCGTTCGACCGGCTTCCTGATATACATGCCCGTGTTCGATCAGGTATCGGAAGCGCGGCGGCTCAAGGGCTTTCTGTACAGTCCGTTCAATGCGCGCGATTTCCTGACCTCTGCGCTGCAGCTCGAGACGCGCAATGACATGGGCATCCGGCTCTATGATGGCGACGCCGATCCGGGGAACCTGCTGGCCGAGATCGCGCCCGACGAACGCACCGGTCGCACGATGACGGAGCGGGTCATGGTCGCAAACCGGCCGATGACCTTGGCGATCGAATCGACCCGCGGCGCATCGCTGTCGATGCTGTCGATGCTGACCCTGCTGTTCGGCCTGCTGGTCGCCAGCTTGTTGATGGTCGTCGCGCGTCTGCTCACCCAGCAAGCGGTCGAGGACCAGGCCTCGCTTGAATGGCTGGCGGAGCAAAACTCGATCCGCGACACGCTGACGCGCGAACTCAACCATCGGGTGAAGAACACGCTCGCTAACGTGCTGTCGATCGTCAGCCTGACACGGCGGCGCGCGCATAGCCTGGATGAATTTGCCGAAGGGCTGGACGGGCGCATCCGCGCGCTGTCAGCCACCCACGACCTGCTGACGCAATCGGACTGGGGGACAACTCCCATCGGGTCGGTCATCGAAGCCGAGCTGACCCCCTATGCCCGGGCGGAAGGGTCGCTGGAGATCGGCGGCCCCCATGTGGAACTGGCGCCGAACGACGCGCTCTCGCTCGGGCTCGCGGTGCACGAGTTGGCCACCAACGCGGCCAAGTACGGCGCGCTGTCGACCGCCGCTGGCAACGTGCGGATCACCTGGGCGCTCGACCGTCCTGACCTCGTCAGCGTGCGGTGGGTCGAAACCGGGGGTCCGCCCGTGCCGCAGGATCGTCCGCGCGGCTTCGGCACCGACCTGATCGAGAAGATCGTGGCGCATGAACTGCGGCACCCGGTGGAGCTGTCCTTCAACCCCGGCGGCGTGTCGTGCACCCTGTACGTACCTGTCCGGGTACGCAGCGAGTTCGAGATCCGCGCCCGCCGCCGATCGGAAGCTGCCGCCAAGGCGAAGTAA
- a CDS encoding response regulator, giving the protein MSLGDQVAANLPYLRRYARALTGSQHTGDAFVRATLEAALADDALKNSLSGGRVPLYKAFNKVWSSAYLEVGSDDEAASSNHEHAAQDRLRTITPLNRQALLLTTLEDFSIPEAAEVMDMSAADVESMVKEAVQEIDRESSTSVLIIEDEPLISMQLEDLVRSLGHEICGTAATRTQAQEVVAERTPGLVLADIQLADGSSGLDAVDDILAIDSVPVIFITAYPERLLTGDRPEPTYLVTKPFQESTVRAAISQALFFGSSRPFG; this is encoded by the coding sequence ATGTCGCTCGGGGATCAAGTCGCCGCCAATCTGCCGTATCTGCGCCGTTACGCGCGGGCTCTAACTGGTTCACAACATACCGGCGACGCATTCGTGCGCGCCACGCTTGAGGCTGCGCTGGCCGACGACGCGCTGAAAAATTCGCTCTCGGGTGGCCGCGTGCCGCTCTACAAGGCGTTCAACAAGGTCTGGTCCAGCGCTTACCTGGAAGTAGGCAGCGACGATGAAGCCGCGAGCTCAAACCATGAGCATGCGGCGCAGGACCGCTTGCGCACGATCACGCCGCTCAATCGCCAGGCACTGCTGCTGACGACGCTGGAGGATTTCTCGATTCCCGAAGCGGCCGAAGTGATGGACATGAGCGCCGCCGACGTGGAATCGATGGTCAAGGAAGCGGTCCAGGAAATCGATCGCGAGTCCTCGACCAGCGTCCTGATCATCGAGGACGAGCCGCTGATCTCGATGCAGCTCGAAGACCTCGTCCGGTCACTCGGACACGAGATCTGCGGCACCGCGGCGACCCGCACCCAAGCGCAGGAAGTCGTGGCAGAGCGCACTCCGGGCCTCGTGCTCGCCGATATCCAGCTGGCGGATGGATCCTCCGGCCTGGACGCGGTGGACGACATCCTGGCGATCGACAGCGTCCCGGTGATTTTCATCACGGCATATCCTGAGCGGCTGCTGACCGGCGACCGGCCGGAACCGACGTACCTGGTGACCAAGCCGTTCCAGGAATCGACGGTACGCGCGGCCATCAGCCAGGCGTTGTTCTTCGGATCGAGCCGCCCGTTCGGCTGA
- a CDS encoding response regulator produces the protein MARRPARTSKNLPLGVVLLVEDDPLIAMAIEQALLDGGATEVKMCSTTAEALAVLRDTRPDGMVLDVHLADRDDGWALAELVNSVGPKPPRIVFSTGAPQDIPPEIAELGPVLAKPYDHNDLIAALRQPPRPGLLGRLKQALA, from the coding sequence GTGGCCAGACGTCCGGCACGAACGAGCAAGAACCTCCCGCTGGGCGTTGTCCTGCTGGTGGAAGACGATCCATTGATCGCGATGGCGATCGAACAGGCCCTGCTCGATGGCGGCGCTACCGAGGTCAAGATGTGCAGCACGACAGCGGAGGCGCTGGCGGTTCTGCGCGATACGCGGCCCGATGGGATGGTGCTCGATGTCCATCTCGCTGACCGGGACGATGGCTGGGCGTTGGCCGAACTGGTCAACTCGGTCGGTCCCAAGCCGCCACGGATCGTCTTTTCGACCGGCGCACCGCAGGACATCCCGCCCGAGATCGCAGAACTGGGCCCGGTGCTTGCCAAGCCGTACGATCACAACGACCTGATCGCGGCGCTCCGCCAACCGCCTCGCCCCGGCCTGCTGGGCCGGCTCAAGCAAGCGCTCGCTTAG
- a CDS encoding GNAT family N-acetyltransferase codes for MRKIEFTPVASKRDRREFVDLSYRLNGSDPNWVAPLRMEAIELVTPGKNPFFEHATVHQVIARDGGRVVGRISAHIDHLAVAQPPEQGMGPGTGNWGLLEAEDEDVAHALIRHAEDWLRDQGMTRVLAPLSMSVWEEPGQLVRGHDHPPTVMMGHQPARYAQWIESSGGYSPTKRLLTYEIDITNDFPPLIQRIVAAGEKNTRIRIRKVDKSRFDEEARLILEILNDAWSDNWGFVPFTEAEIAYAGKKFRPIVFEDLIMIAEYDGEPVAFMMTLPDLNEALAPLKGRLFPFGWAKLLLWLRKPRMRTMRVPLMGVRKRLQASRTASQLAFMMIETIRHEAIRRYGATRGEFGWILEDNQGMVAIADAINGHENRAYVIYEKAL; via the coding sequence ATGCGCAAGATAGAGTTCACCCCCGTCGCCAGCAAGCGCGACCGGCGCGAATTCGTCGATCTCAGTTATCGCCTGAACGGCTCCGACCCCAACTGGGTTGCGCCGCTGCGGATGGAAGCGATCGAGCTTGTCACCCCGGGCAAGAACCCGTTCTTCGAACATGCGACGGTCCACCAGGTCATCGCCCGCGACGGCGGCCGGGTTGTGGGACGGATTTCCGCGCACATCGATCACCTCGCGGTGGCGCAGCCGCCGGAACAGGGCATGGGGCCCGGCACCGGCAACTGGGGCCTGCTTGAAGCCGAGGACGAGGACGTTGCCCACGCGCTGATCCGTCATGCCGAAGACTGGTTGCGCGATCAGGGCATGACCCGCGTGCTCGCCCCCCTGAGCATGTCGGTCTGGGAGGAGCCGGGCCAGCTGGTGCGCGGCCATGACCATCCTCCCACCGTGATGATGGGACACCAGCCGGCCCGCTATGCCCAGTGGATCGAAAGCAGCGGTGGCTATTCCCCGACCAAGCGCCTGCTCACCTATGAAATCGACATCACCAACGACTTTCCCCCGCTGATCCAGCGGATCGTAGCGGCGGGCGAGAAGAATACACGCATCCGCATCCGCAAGGTGGACAAGTCGCGGTTCGACGAGGAAGCGCGGCTGATCCTGGAAATCCTCAACGATGCGTGGTCGGATAACTGGGGTTTCGTGCCCTTTACCGAGGCGGAGATCGCCTACGCGGGCAAGAAATTCCGGCCGATCGTGTTTGAGGACCTGATCATGATCGCCGAGTACGATGGCGAGCCGGTCGCTTTCATGATGACCTTGCCCGACCTCAACGAAGCGCTCGCCCCCCTGAAGGGTCGCCTGTTCCCGTTCGGCTGGGCCAAGCTGTTGCTCTGGCTGCGAAAACCGCGGATGCGCACGATGCGGGTTCCGCTGATGGGCGTTCGCAAGCGCCTGCAAGCGTCGCGCACGGCCAGCCAGCTGGCCTTCATGATGATCGAGACTATCCGGCATGAGGCCATCCGGCGGTACGGCGCCACCCGGGGCGAATTCGGCTGGATCCTGGAAGACAACCAGGGAATGGTCGCGATCGCCGATGCCATCAACGGCCACGAAAACCGTGCGTACGTGATCTACGAGAAAGCACTCTGA
- a CDS encoding fatty acid desaturase translates to MTASTASSPVQSAGPPAYSGARTEDDKALLRAAAELTRDISTAKPHIYWSDMLLSAAVGYAALAGAILAPALWQTIALGVISTLALYRALLFIHELTHLHRNALPGFRTTWNLLVGIPMLTPSFMYEDGHTIHHSRKRYGTRDDPEYLPLALMKPWSLPLFVLIALLAPIGLVLRFGVLAPLGLFIPALRRANWARFSTLAINPEFRRRPADPQNRRRFAWLEAGAALWGMALIASVFVIGWQPLVVALAIFSAVAVLNQLRTLVAHLWENEGEAMSVTAQYLDTANVPPPGWIAALWAPVGLRFHALHHLLPSLPYHSLGEAHRRLTAHEAASVTYGKAHYRGMAPLIGRIASSTMRGRPQQAEPAGDTVQAS, encoded by the coding sequence ATGACCGCCTCGACTGCTTCCTCACCTGTTCAATCCGCTGGTCCCCCGGCTTACTCCGGTGCGCGCACGGAAGACGACAAGGCGCTGCTGCGCGCGGCAGCCGAACTGACCCGCGACATCAGCACCGCCAAGCCGCACATCTACTGGTCCGACATGCTGCTTTCAGCCGCTGTGGGGTACGCCGCGCTGGCCGGCGCGATCCTGGCCCCCGCATTATGGCAGACCATCGCGCTGGGCGTGATCTCGACGCTGGCGTTGTACCGCGCGTTGCTGTTCATCCATGAACTCACTCACTTGCATCGCAATGCGCTGCCCGGATTTCGGACGACCTGGAACCTGCTGGTCGGCATCCCGATGCTCACCCCGTCGTTCATGTACGAGGACGGGCACACGATCCATCATTCGCGCAAGCGCTATGGCACCCGCGATGACCCGGAATACCTGCCGCTGGCGCTGATGAAGCCGTGGAGCCTGCCTCTGTTCGTGCTGATCGCGTTGCTCGCGCCCATCGGACTGGTGCTGCGCTTCGGCGTGCTCGCGCCGCTTGGCCTGTTCATTCCCGCCCTGCGGCGGGCGAACTGGGCGCGCTTTTCCACTTTGGCCATCAACCCCGAATTCCGCCGCCGCCCGGCCGACCCGCAGAATCGTCGCCGGTTCGCATGGCTGGAAGCGGGTGCCGCGCTATGGGGCATGGCGCTGATCGCCAGCGTCTTTGTGATCGGCTGGCAACCCCTGGTGGTGGCGCTGGCCATCTTCTCAGCCGTGGCGGTGCTCAACCAGTTGCGGACCTTGGTGGCGCACTTGTGGGAAAACGAGGGTGAGGCGATGAGTGTGACTGCTCAGTACCTCGACACCGCGAACGTTCCCCCGCCGGGATGGATCGCTGCCTTGTGGGCGCCGGTGGGTTTGCGGTTCCACGCTCTGCACCACTTGCTGCCGTCGTTGCCGTACCACTCGCTTGGCGAAGCGCACCGGAGATTGACCGCGCACGAAGCGGCCAGCGTTACTTATGGCAAGGCGCACTATCGTGGCATGGCGCCGCTGATCGGGCGGATCGCATCGAGCACCATGCGTGGCCGCCCGCAGCAGGCCGAGCCGGCAGGTGACACCGTCCAGGCAAGCTGA
- the lptG gene encoding LPS export ABC transporter permease LptG has product MQLDFFPSRTLTLYLAKLFVVRILAVLVMLVLVLLMLDLLSSTGKILAVPGNGQAEIWTYATLRAPQLVARFLPYSVLLATIITLVGLNQNSEVISMKAAGLSAHQILAPLLLTALIVGVGSFAFNERVVTRANATLKAWDANEFRKVPLDSGTRTNLYLTDGTNILTAASVSGTGAGTELTGVTWYRRSPTGAIADQVRAARAVYANPGWRLENAERFDVAGARSEAVSSEVVASQITPEQVALGSVDADAQSFWQLRQSIADYEAAGRRTAELKAKWWHKLAGPLSSVLMPLLGAVAAFGLARSGQVLVRAAIGMALGFAYFVVDNAALAMGNFGGYPPLLAAWAPFVLFALIGETVLIRTEE; this is encoded by the coding sequence ATGCAGCTCGATTTCTTTCCCTCGCGCACGTTGACGCTTTACCTCGCAAAGCTGTTTGTGGTGCGCATCCTGGCGGTGCTGGTGATGCTGGTGCTGGTGCTGCTGATGCTCGACCTGCTGTCGAGCACCGGCAAGATCCTGGCCGTGCCGGGCAACGGGCAAGCGGAAATCTGGACCTACGCCACCTTGCGCGCGCCGCAGTTGGTGGCGCGGTTCCTGCCGTATTCGGTTCTGCTGGCGACCATCATCACCCTGGTGGGCCTCAACCAGAACAGCGAAGTCATCTCGATGAAGGCCGCGGGGCTGTCGGCGCACCAGATCCTCGCGCCGCTGTTGCTCACCGCACTGATCGTGGGCGTCGGCAGCTTCGCGTTCAACGAACGCGTGGTGACCCGCGCCAACGCGACCCTGAAGGCATGGGATGCCAACGAGTTTCGCAAAGTGCCGCTGGATTCGGGCACCAGAACCAATCTCTACCTCACCGACGGGACCAATATCCTGACGGCCGCCAGCGTCAGTGGCACGGGCGCCGGCACCGAATTGACCGGAGTCACCTGGTATCGCCGTTCTCCAACCGGGGCGATCGCCGATCAGGTGCGTGCCGCGCGGGCGGTGTACGCCAACCCCGGGTGGCGACTGGAGAACGCGGAGCGCTTCGATGTCGCGGGCGCGCGCAGCGAAGCGGTCTCAAGCGAGGTCGTCGCTTCGCAGATCACGCCGGAGCAGGTCGCGCTCGGTAGTGTCGATGCCGACGCGCAGTCGTTCTGGCAGCTCCGCCAGTCGATCGCCGACTACGAAGCCGCCGGCCGCCGCACGGCCGAACTGAAGGCCAAGTGGTGGCACAAGCTTGCCGGCCCCCTGTCATCGGTCCTGATGCCGCTGCTTGGCGCGGTGGCCGCGTTCGGGCTGGCCCGGTCGGGTCAGGTACTGGTCCGGGCAGCGATCGGGATGGCGTTGGGCTTTGCGTACTTCGTGGTGGACAACGCCGCGCTCGCGATGGGCAATTTCGGCGGGTATCCCCCCTTGCTCGCGGCGTGGGCGCCTTTCGTCCTGTTCGCGCTGATCGGCGAGACCGTTCTGATCCGGACTGAAGAATAG
- a CDS encoding LptF/LptG family permease: MFNFLPALDRYILRLTIIPMLGVFALAASLLVLDKMLRLLDFVAVQGGPVDVVFKMLATMMPEYASLAIPLGLLLGILFAFRKLAISSELDIMRAVGLGYTRLLRVPYAIAAVLIAVNIALVFYVQPVSRYWYERLDYELRSGALGASIKVGEFTTLKDRMALRIERSEDDGRRLIGIFARVSSTKGDVLSISAKEGSFLATIDSPDTIILRLTDGVIVQDMGGRSTPRVLSFTRHDLPIDLPTVAKFRSRGDAEREYILPELLRIGWGERQTTEEQRDGSRASFNFRLVEVVMMLLMPLLAVALAVPPKRSSSALGVFVAIVMVVSYHKINQYAEDVATLGRFDPTLALWLPFALFAALILWMYWRVAYVPGGQAIGALEAAFSKLGKRLRALFRRRGRTLPLVAAPAE, from the coding sequence TTGTTCAATTTCCTGCCCGCTCTTGACCGCTACATCCTACGGCTGACGATCATCCCGATGCTGGGCGTGTTCGCGCTCGCCGCGTCGCTGCTGGTGCTCGACAAGATGCTGCGTTTGCTCGATTTCGTGGCCGTCCAGGGTGGCCCGGTCGACGTCGTGTTCAAGATGCTGGCGACGATGATGCCCGAATACGCATCGCTGGCGATCCCGCTGGGCCTGCTGCTGGGAATCCTGTTCGCGTTCCGCAAGCTCGCCATCTCCAGCGAACTGGACATCATGCGCGCGGTCGGGCTTGGCTATACCCGGCTGCTGCGCGTGCCCTACGCCATCGCCGCAGTGCTGATCGCGGTGAACATCGCGCTGGTGTTCTATGTCCAGCCGGTCAGCCGGTACTGGTACGAACGGCTCGACTACGAATTGCGCTCGGGCGCGCTGGGCGCGTCGATCAAGGTGGGAGAATTCACCACCCTGAAGGACCGCATGGCGCTCAGGATCGAGCGGAGCGAGGACGACGGGCGCCGGCTGATCGGCATCTTCGCGCGCGTTTCCAGCACCAAGGGCGACGTACTGTCGATCTCCGCCAAGGAAGGCTCTTTCCTCGCCACAATCGACAGTCCCGACACGATCATCCTGCGTCTGACAGATGGGGTGATCGTGCAGGACATGGGCGGCCGGTCGACCCCGCGGGTGCTCAGCTTCACCCGGCACGACCTGCCGATCGACCTGCCCACAGTGGCCAAGTTCCGCAGCCGCGGCGATGCCGAGCGCGAGTATATCCTGCCCGAATTGCTGCGGATCGGCTGGGGAGAACGGCAGACCACCGAAGAACAGCGTGACGGCAGCCGGGCGAGCTTCAACTTCCGCCTGGTGGAAGTGGTGATGATGCTGCTGATGCCGCTGCTGGCGGTGGCGCTGGCGGTCCCGCCCAAGCGATCGAGCAGCGCGCTGGGGGTGTTCGTGGCGATCGTGATGGTCGTCTCCTATCACAAGATCAATCAGTACGCAGAGGACGTGGCCACGCTGGGCCGGTTCGATCCCACGCTGGCGCTGTGGTTGCCCTTTGCCCTGTTCGCAGCCTTGATCCTGTGGATGTACTGGCGGGTCGCCTATGTCCCGGGCGGGCAGGCGATCGGCGCCCTGGAGGCTGCGTTCTCCAAGCTCGGCAAACGATTGCGCGCGCTGTTCCGCCGCCGCGGGCGAACGCTGCCGCTGGTCGCGGCGCCGGCCGAGTAG
- the clpS gene encoding ATP-dependent Clp protease adapter ClpS, translating into MTDRFPPCASPTRSAGRDEDEGTDDQIGIATKTRAKPKKPSQYKVLMLNDDYTPMEFVVIVLKRFFRMDMEQATRVMLHVHQRGVGVCGVFPYEVAETKVNQVMDFARQNQHPLQCTLEKA; encoded by the coding sequence ATGACCGATCGCTTCCCCCCCTGCGCCAGCCCTACCCGCTCCGCCGGGCGGGACGAGGACGAGGGCACAGACGACCAGATCGGTATCGCCACCAAGACCCGTGCCAAGCCCAAGAAGCCCAGCCAGTACAAAGTGCTGATGCTCAATGACGACTACACTCCGATGGAGTTCGTGGTGATCGTGCTGAAGCGGTTTTTCCGGATGGACATGGAACAGGCTACCCGGGTGATGCTGCATGTCCACCAGCGGGGCGTCGGCGTGTGCGGCGTGTTTCCCTATGAAGTCGCCGAAACGAAGGTGAACCAGGTGATGGACTTCGCGCGCCAGAACCAGCATCCCCTCCAATGCACGCTGGAGAAAGCCTGA
- a CDS encoding phasin family protein, with the protein MADAADDQGQNVKAVAAEAPKPDAKIDVSPTDTSKIALAVAGMKTSPAKATGKSGRKFSAAKAARKSDAPVTSTPDRAEQAAPAGQDTIAAPQRAIPTISQLKDKIMETTTTQTTEFTQGIKNTAAQAQERAKAAYDRLQTYAGEMTEFTKGNVEALVESGKIVGTGVQDMARDEIEAAKGAFETLTADLKAMAAVKSPTELFKLQGEIARRNFDAAVARASRNAEVSVKLVNDAFAPISTRMSVAAERMNVAA; encoded by the coding sequence ATGGCCGATGCCGCCGATGACCAGGGTCAGAACGTCAAAGCCGTAGCTGCGGAAGCGCCGAAGCCTGACGCGAAAATCGACGTCTCCCCGACTGACACGTCCAAGATCGCCCTCGCGGTTGCGGGCATGAAGACTTCGCCGGCCAAGGCTACCGGAAAGTCAGGGCGCAAGTTCAGCGCCGCGAAGGCCGCTCGCAAGAGCGACGCCCCCGTCACTTCCACGCCCGACCGTGCCGAACAGGCCGCGCCGGCCGGGCAAGACACTATCGCCGCTCCCCAGCGTGCGATCCCCACCATCTCGCAATTGAAGGACAAGATCATGGAAACCACCACCACCCAGACGACAGAGTTCACCCAGGGCATCAAGAACACCGCCGCCCAGGCGCAGGAGCGTGCCAAGGCCGCTTACGACCGGCTGCAGACCTATGCCGGCGAGATGACCGAGTTCACCAAGGGCAACGTCGAAGCGCTCGTGGAATCGGGCAAGATCGTGGGCACCGGCGTGCAGGACATGGCGCGCGATGAGATCGAAGCCGCCAAGGGCGCTTTCGAAACCCTGACCGCCGACCTCAAGGCGATGGCCGCGGTCAAGAGCCCGACCGAGCTGTTCAAGCTGCAGGGCGAGATCGCCCGCCGCAACTTCGACGCCGCGGTCGCGCGCGCTTCCAGGAACGCCGAAGTTTCGGTCAAGCTGGTCAACGACGCGTTCGCGCCGATCTCGACCCGCATGAGCGTGGCCGCCGAGCGGATGAACGTGGCCGCGTAA